One region of Macadamia integrifolia cultivar HAES 741 chromosome 11, SCU_Mint_v3, whole genome shotgun sequence genomic DNA includes:
- the LOC122093957 gene encoding F-box/kelch-repeat protein KIB1-like: MDSRNPLVFNGEISSPKKKEKLEQSEEYFSKWSELPDEITETIIDRLGFPDILRFGSVCMPWRSVSLETLRRRSLSSRPYNPMVLFEYNLEKGTFGFFSFEESRVYWLNIEGSPAAQCIGCSKGWLVMLSPNHTYCFLLNPFTGIRIDLPYLNKPKVDDFSKVILISNPLDISSKTMNFHCTVVALNLSTELNICSLGELYWTVMKVDDHGQIIYSPIFHKGEVYSLAGIDELWILNLAAPKPESHKCKVSFPEEDIVNGHEYYIDCYLVASEDNLLMVLRLKTKTPIKTVKFMIYKLVENHHKGNDSKAAEYIWERELFLADDQALFVGNYVSISVSTTECRGLQGNSIYFTDDKLPKSSGPDHEYPETGIYKVESGDIVPYLPFNLYPFDMPHIWITPSI; this comes from the coding sequence ATGGATTCAAGAAACCCTTTGGTCTTCAATGGAGAGATCAGCTCCcccaagaagaaagagaagttggAGCAAAGTGAAGAATATTTCTCAAAATGGAGTGAACTTCCCGACGAGATCACTGAGACAATAATTGATCGTCTTGGTTTCCCAGACATTCTCCGATTTGGTTCCGTTTGCATGCCTTGGAGATCGGTTTCACTCGAGACGCTGAGACGTCGCAGCCTCTCTTCGCGGCCATACAATCCAATGGTTCTTTTTGAATACAATTTGGAGAAAGGAACCTTTGGTTTCTTTAGTTTTGAGGAGAGTAGGGTTTATTGGCTCAACATAGAAGGATCCCCAGCTGCACAATGCATTGGATGCTCTAAGGGTTGGTTAGTTATGTTGTCACCCAACCATACCTATTGCTTTTTATTGAATCCCTTTACAGGAATCCGAATCGATCTTCCATACCTCAATAAGCCCAAGGTTGATGACTTTTCGAAGGTGATATTGATCTCCAATCCTCTCGATATCAGTTCAAAGACAATGAACTTTCACTGTACTGTTGTTGCTTTAAACCTCTCGACCGAACTGAACATCTGCAGTCTTGGAGAACTGTATTGGACTGTCATGAAAGTAGACGATCATGGCCAAATTATCTACAGCCCTATATTTCACAAGGGAGAGGTTTATTCATTGGCAGGAATTGACGAGCTTTGGATTCTCAATTTGGCAGCTCCCAAGCCTGAGTCCCATAAATGCAAAGTTTCTTTCCCTGAAGAAGATATTGTTAATGGTCATGAATATTACATTGATTGTTACCTGGTAGCATCAGAAGACAACTTGTTAATGGTCTTAAGGTTGAAGACGAAAACGCCTATAAAAACGGTCAAATTTATGATTTACAAGCTAGTAGAAAATCATCACAAGGGCAATGATTCAAAAGCTGCTGAATATATCTGGGAAAGAGAACTCTTTCTTGCTGATGATCAAGCATTGTTCGTAGGGAACTACGTTTCGATATCAGTCTCAACTACTGAATGCCGAGGACTCCAGGGGAACTCAATTTACTTCACTGATGACAAACTTCCAAAATCCAGTGGTCCTGATCATGAATATCCTGAAACTGGCATTTACAAAGTTGAGAGTGGAGACATTGTTCCTTATCTTCCATTCAACTTATATCCCTTTGACATGCCTCACATTTGGATCACCCCCTCAATCTGA